One Lactobacillus sp. ESL0785 DNA window includes the following coding sequences:
- a CDS encoding DNA starvation/stationary phase protection protein, with product MKYPKTKEVLNQLVADLTQMHMIVHQHHWYMRGERFLKLHPYLDKVMDELANQQDLVAERLITLDGSPVSTLSDIAKMTNIKDEEPNWNETIDERYSKIIAGYRQLEQDYQKGLEVSDEEGDYSTNDMFTTCHTEVEKRIWMMSAEINQAPGIDPE from the coding sequence ATGAAATATCCTAAGACAAAAGAAGTTTTAAATCAATTAGTAGCAGATTTGACGCAAATGCACATGATTGTGCACCAGCACCATTGGTACATGCGTGGTGAACGTTTTTTGAAGTTGCACCCATATCTTGATAAAGTAATGGACGAATTGGCTAATCAACAAGATTTAGTTGCAGAGCGATTAATTACTTTAGATGGTTCACCAGTTTCAACACTTAGCGATATTGCTAAAATGACTAACATCAAGGACGAAGAGCCAAATTGGAATGAAACAATTGATGAACGTTATAGTAAAATTATTGCTGGTTATCGTCAATTGGAGCAAGACTACCAAAAGGGTTTGGAAGTCAGCGATGAAGAAGGCGACTATTCAACCAATGATATGTTTACCACTTGTCATACAGAAGTTGAAAAGCGCATTTGGATGATGTCTGCAGAGATTAATCAGGCACCAGGAATTGATCCAGAATAA
- the rpiA gene encoding ribose-5-phosphate isomerase RpiA — protein sequence MDKEEQDKLKQKAGIKAASLVKPGMKLGIGTGSTVAFLIDALGKRKKEEGLELAAIATTSSRSKKQMESWGFKVDQLAEIDQLDLTIDGADRFATNFDGIKGGGGALTLEKNVAVNSKKVMWIVDESKVVEHLSGFALPVEVLPISCEQNFRRFEAEGLKPKWRMADSKRFVTHYGNYIIDLDLDRIPVPHGLADYLDHTVGVVEHGLFLDMCDEVIIAHRNGEIEDRKK from the coding sequence ATGGATAAAGAAGAACAGGATAAATTAAAGCAAAAAGCTGGGATTAAAGCTGCTAGCTTGGTTAAACCGGGCATGAAATTAGGGATTGGTACTGGTTCAACAGTAGCCTTTTTGATTGATGCTCTAGGTAAACGCAAAAAAGAAGAAGGTTTGGAGTTAGCTGCCATTGCCACTACTTCTAGTAGAAGTAAAAAGCAGATGGAGAGTTGGGGCTTTAAAGTTGACCAGCTTGCTGAAATTGACCAGCTTGACTTAACAATCGATGGCGCGGATCGCTTTGCGACTAACTTTGATGGCATTAAAGGCGGCGGCGGCGCCCTAACACTGGAAAAAAACGTTGCGGTTAATTCAAAAAAAGTAATGTGGATTGTTGATGAATCGAAGGTTGTAGAACATTTGAGTGGTTTTGCGCTGCCTGTGGAAGTTTTACCAATTTCTTGTGAGCAAAATTTCCGTCGTTTTGAAGCAGAAGGTTTAAAGCCTAAGTGGCGTATGGCTGATAGTAAACGTTTCGTAACTCACTATGGTAATTATATTATTGACTTAGACCTTGATCGCATTCCCGTACCGCATGGGTTGGCAGATTATCTTGACCACACTGTGGGTGTTGTGGAACACGGCTTATTCCTTGATATGTGTGATGAAGTTATTATTGCTCATCGCAACGGTGAGATTGAGGATCGGAAGAAATAG